In Sphingobacterium zeae, one genomic interval encodes:
- a CDS encoding cytochrome-c peroxidase, which yields MIRRLLVFGLLGVVVILLSFVQDQDIPDIALWRKLYSSGDSRRWPKPHLDDDVKANFVDIGTLPHVQYPADNPFSKEKSALGKILFFDPRLSATKQLACVSCHDPQLGWGDGKSVAHGHSRRVGKRNAMTLYNVGYYRSFFWDGRSSSLEAQVLFPLTDSVEMNTDHQVAVRHIQEIAGYAPLFQSAFGDSTVNILRIQQSIATFERGIRSYNSKFDRFVQGNKNAMTDEEVWGLHLFRTKARCINCHNTPLFSDNQFHNDGQTLYGTKQQDFGHYHISGKQEDIGAFRTPSLREITLTGPWMHHGNFPSLLDVVQLYNLGNPEPIQRSVTIDPKTRPIHSPKLKKLNLSNEEINAVLKFLGAISSSTQQRMMTPKLPE from the coding sequence ATGATACGAAGATTACTTGTATTTGGTTTATTGGGCGTCGTCGTGATCTTACTGTCTTTTGTGCAGGATCAAGATATTCCTGATATCGCCTTATGGCGCAAACTATATTCCTCAGGCGATAGCAGGCGATGGCCGAAACCACATCTGGATGATGATGTAAAGGCAAACTTTGTCGATATTGGCACCTTGCCCCATGTTCAGTATCCTGCCGATAACCCGTTTAGCAAGGAAAAGTCGGCGCTGGGGAAAATACTATTTTTCGACCCCAGGCTTTCGGCTACAAAACAGTTGGCCTGTGTGAGCTGTCACGATCCACAACTGGGCTGGGGCGACGGCAAGAGTGTGGCCCATGGACATAGTCGACGAGTAGGAAAGCGAAATGCCATGACCCTCTACAATGTCGGCTACTACCGTTCCTTCTTCTGGGATGGACGGTCGTCTTCATTGGAAGCGCAGGTATTGTTTCCGCTAACCGACAGTGTGGAGATGAACACCGATCACCAAGTAGCTGTTCGCCATATTCAGGAGATCGCTGGTTACGCCCCTTTGTTCCAATCGGCCTTTGGAGACAGTACGGTCAATATCTTGCGCATTCAACAGTCGATTGCAACTTTTGAAAGGGGCATTCGTAGTTATAACAGCAAGTTTGACCGCTTTGTCCAGGGAAATAAGAATGCGATGACGGATGAAGAGGTATGGGGGCTGCATCTTTTTCGGACAAAAGCACGTTGTATCAACTGTCACAATACGCCTCTATTTTCAGATAATCAGTTCCACAACGATGGACAGACGTTATATGGTACCAAGCAGCAGGATTTCGGCCATTACCATATTAGTGGTAAACAGGAAGATATAGGCGCATTCCGAACGCCTTCGTTGCGTGAGATTACGCTAACTGGCCCGTGGATGCACCACGGTAATTTTCCATCGTTATTAGATGTCGTACAGCTCTATAACCTCGGTAATCCCGAACCAATACAACGCAGCGTGACGATAGACCCAAAAACAAGGCCTATACATTCGCCAAAGCTCAAAAAGCTAAACCTTAGCAATGAAGAGATTAATGCTGTGCTCAAATTTCTGGGAGCAATCAGTAGTAGTACACAACAACGTATGATGACTCCTAAATTGCCCGAATAA